From Vibrio nitrifigilis:
CAAGCACAACTTGTGCTAAAAACTTTCTCTCAAGAAAAAATCGATGCCATTGTAAAAAGCATGGCTGATGCGGCACTACGTGAAAGCATCCGTTTAGCCACTATGGCTGCAGAAGAAACTGGCTTCGGTAATGCTGGTTAGCTATCGCTGGTATTAGTTCTTTGGGTTGTAACCTTGCAACCTACAGCCACGCACGTAACCCTCTTCTTATGGGGTACGGCTATCACTCAGATGGTGAATGGATGCGTATTGGTCTGGTGATTGCGATTAG
This genomic window contains:
- a CDS encoding anion permease; protein product: MGCNLATYSHARNPLLMGYGYHSDGEWMRIGLVIAISSGIIFMISGLLWWSILGVTI